In Mixta intestinalis, the following are encoded in one genomic region:
- the nfuA gene encoding Fe-S biogenesis protein NfuA encodes MIRITDAAQEHFAKLLSNQEDGTQIRVFVINPGTPSAECGVSYCPPDAVEPSDTELKFEKLSAYVDELSAPYLEDAEIDFVTDNLGSQLTLKAPNAKMRKVADDAPLIERVEYLLQAQINPQLAGHGGRVSLMEITDEGYAILQFGGGCNGCSMVDVTLKEGIEKELLAAFPELKGVRDLTEHQRGEHSYY; translated from the coding sequence ATGATCCGAATTACCGATGCCGCCCAGGAGCACTTTGCCAAATTGCTGTCAAACCAGGAAGATGGCACCCAGATTCGCGTGTTCGTCATTAATCCGGGCACGCCATCTGCTGAATGTGGCGTTTCCTACTGCCCGCCCGATGCCGTAGAGCCGTCTGATACTGAACTGAAGTTCGAAAAGCTTTCCGCTTACGTCGATGAGCTGAGCGCACCTTACCTTGAAGACGCTGAAATCGATTTCGTGACTGACAACCTCGGTTCTCAGCTGACGCTGAAAGCGCCGAACGCCAAAATGCGTAAGGTTGCAGACGATGCGCCGCTGATCGAGCGCGTTGAATATCTGCTACAGGCGCAGATTAACCCGCAGCTGGCCGGCCATGGTGGCCGTGTGTCGCTGATGGAAATTACCGATGAAGGCTATGCCATTCTGCAGTTTGGCGGCGGCTGTAACGGTTGTTCTATGGTCGACGTGACGCTGAAAGAAGGGATTGAGAAAGAGCTGCTGGCCGCTTTCCCGGAACTGAAAGGCGTGCGCGATCTGACCGAGCACCAGCGCGGTGAGCACTCATATTATTAA
- the gntX gene encoding DNA utilization protein GntX, translating into MLPMQGGCWLCQTPLKLPRQGLCSYCLRALPLLPLCCPRCGLPAGNSLVDCSRCLRRPPPWQQLVAVSDYRSPLSQLIARHKFSRITALSVMLARLILLSWLAARRQRGLRRPDLLLTVPLHHRRAWRRGFNQADLLAKPLAHWLGCAWHPEGLTRRAAGRVQHHLSASARKQNLRNAFRLEIAVRDRHIALIDDVVTTGSTVAEISRLLMQAGAASVQIWCLCRTL; encoded by the coding sequence ATGCTACCAATGCAGGGAGGCTGTTGGCTATGTCAGACGCCGCTGAAATTACCGCGACAGGGGCTGTGCAGTTATTGTCTGCGCGCGCTGCCGCTGCTACCGCTCTGCTGCCCGCGTTGTGGTCTGCCAGCCGGGAATTCACTTGTCGACTGTAGCCGCTGCCTGCGGCGTCCACCGCCCTGGCAACAATTGGTTGCGGTTAGCGACTATCGCTCGCCGTTAAGCCAGCTTATCGCCCGTCATAAATTTTCTCGTATTACCGCACTCTCTGTGATGCTGGCGCGACTGATTTTGCTAAGCTGGTTAGCGGCCCGGCGTCAACGCGGCCTGCGTCGTCCCGATCTGCTGTTGACCGTGCCGCTGCATCACCGGCGCGCCTGGCGACGCGGTTTTAATCAAGCCGATCTGTTAGCTAAGCCGCTGGCGCACTGGCTGGGCTGTGCCTGGCATCCTGAGGGATTAACGCGCCGCGCTGCCGGGCGCGTACAGCATCATCTGAGCGCCAGCGCCCGTAAACAGAACCTGCGTAATGCTTTTCGTCTTGAAATCGCCGTGCGCGATCGCCATATCGCTTTAATCGATGATGTGGTGACAACCGGCAGTACGGTGGCAGAAATTAGCCGCCTGTTGATGCAGGCTGGTGCCGCCAGCGTCCAGATATGGTGCCTGTGCCGTACCTTGTAG
- the bioH gene encoding pimeloyl-ACP methyl ester esterase BioH, with protein MAQLYWHTIGTGDRNLVLLHGWGLNAEVWRCIVEPLSAHFRLHLVDLPGFGRSQGFGALTLDEMVAALLPQLPEKSLVLGWSLGGLVASQLALRYPQRVEGLITVASSPCFTAQDDRWPGIKPDTLAGFQQQLSEDYQRTVERFLALQTLGTQSARQDARMLKEVVLSQPVPPVAVLAGGLDILRHVDLRTEMEDLQMPLLRIYGSLDGLVPRKVAALLDERWPRSASLIIDKAAHAPFMSHPQAFCEAVVRFSHSV; from the coding sequence ATGGCGCAGCTTTACTGGCACACTATCGGCACTGGCGATCGTAATCTTGTGCTGCTTCACGGATGGGGATTGAATGCGGAAGTCTGGCGTTGCATTGTTGAGCCGCTCAGCGCACATTTTCGTCTGCATTTGGTCGATTTGCCGGGCTTTGGACGCAGCCAGGGTTTTGGTGCGCTAACGCTGGATGAGATGGTTGCGGCGCTGCTGCCTCAGCTGCCTGAAAAGTCGCTGGTACTCGGTTGGTCACTGGGCGGCCTGGTAGCCAGTCAGCTGGCGCTGCGCTATCCGCAGCGGGTGGAAGGGTTGATAACCGTGGCTTCTTCTCCCTGTTTTACTGCTCAGGACGATCGTTGGCCGGGCATCAAGCCCGATACGCTGGCGGGTTTTCAGCAGCAGCTTAGCGAGGATTATCAGCGTACCGTCGAACGCTTTCTGGCATTGCAGACGCTGGGCACCCAAAGCGCCCGCCAGGATGCGCGTATGCTAAAAGAGGTGGTGCTCTCCCAGCCGGTTCCTCCGGTAGCGGTGCTGGCCGGTGGGCTGGACATTTTGCGGCATGTCGATCTGCGTACTGAAATGGAAGACTTACAGATGCCGCTGCTGCGCATCTACGGCTCTCTTGACGGCCTGGTGCCGCGAAAAGTCGCTGCGCTGCTGGACGAACGCTGGCCGCGTAGCGCTTCGCTGATAATAGACAAAGCGGCCCATGCGCCTTTTATGTCTCATCCGCAGGCATTTTGCGAGGCGGTGGTGCGCTTTAGCCATTCTGTTTAA
- a CDS encoding DUF1471 domain-containing protein has product MNLMKTVAVTCLLGGLSFSVLAAKEVTKEEAQKMNLEKIGTVNTTAETTSPMDAKRELSKMADEKGGQYYVIVAGREHGRFSATADVYK; this is encoded by the coding sequence ATGAATCTGATGAAAACTGTTGCTGTTACTTGCCTGCTCGGCGGACTCTCTTTCTCTGTACTGGCAGCGAAAGAGGTGACGAAAGAAGAAGCGCAAAAGATGAATCTGGAAAAAATCGGCACGGTTAATACCACGGCGGAAACTACCTCGCCGATGGATGCCAAACGTGAGCTGTCAAAAATGGCGGACGAGAAGGGCGGTCAGTATTACGTTATCGTCGCTGGACGGGAACATGGGCGCTTCAGTGCTACGGCAGACGTCTATAAATAA
- the feoB gene encoding Fe(2+) transporter permease subunit FeoB: MKQCTIGLLGNPNAGKTTLFNQLTGARQRVGNWAGVTVERKEGFFTAGNTRVNLIDLPGTYSLTTVSQQASLDEQIACHFVLSEQADLLINVVDACNLERNLYLTLQLRELGVPCIVALNMLDMAENQNITIDIPALEQRLGCPVVPVVSTRGSGIDRLKQLIDEGIRMGAPIEVAYPPALSEAADQLAAAMPVSEQRQRRRWLAFQLLEGDIYSRRQVGDLALQRLAESDAPLPQDAAVEIAAARYQQLATICAGVSNQQQAAPDRLSQRLDRIVLNRWLGIPIFLLMMYLMFLLAINIGGALQPLFDVGSAALFIHGTQWIGHTLHFPEWLTLFLAQGIGGGINTVLPLVPQIGLMYLFLSFMEDSGYMARAAFVVDRLMQSLGLPGKSFVPLIVGFGCNVPSVMGARTLDAPRERLITVMMAPFMSCGARLAIFAVFSAAFFGSHGALVVFSLYLTGIVMAILTGLLLKHTLLRGEASPFVMELPSWHVPHLKSLMLQAWQRLRSFVLRAGKVIVVASILIGGLNSFSFNGQPVDSINDSALASVSRVITPLLTPIGVHADNWQATVGLLTGAMAKEVVVGTLNTLYTAEALHEEPFDAEAWSLTEELKDAVTETWDGLKETLSLSVLANPIEASKGDGEMASGAMGQMHRQFGSNAAAFSYLLFVLLYVPCVSVMGAIARESSRRWMGFSIFWGLNVAYSLATLFWQFSRIGEQPLTSSLIILLVVLFNGALLMFLRRMPQPSQSIPIKVMPAERYETLKSESCH, translated from the coding sequence ATGAAACAGTGTACGATTGGCCTGTTGGGCAATCCGAATGCCGGTAAAACCACGCTGTTTAACCAGCTTACCGGCGCACGTCAGCGCGTCGGTAACTGGGCGGGCGTCACCGTCGAACGCAAAGAAGGTTTCTTCACCGCAGGCAATACTCGCGTCAACCTCATCGACCTTCCCGGTACCTACTCACTGACCACCGTCTCACAGCAGGCTTCGCTTGATGAACAGATCGCCTGCCATTTCGTACTCAGTGAGCAGGCAGACCTGCTGATTAACGTCGTCGACGCCTGTAACCTTGAGCGTAACCTCTACCTGACGTTACAGCTGCGCGAACTGGGCGTGCCCTGCATCGTCGCGCTGAATATGCTGGATATGGCGGAAAACCAGAATATCACTATCGATATTCCGGCGCTGGAGCAGCGTCTCGGCTGCCCGGTAGTGCCGGTGGTTTCAACGCGCGGCAGCGGCATCGATCGTCTGAAACAGCTGATTGACGAAGGCATTCGCATGGGCGCGCCAATCGAGGTGGCCTACCCGCCCGCCCTGAGTGAAGCTGCCGACCAGCTGGCGGCGGCGATGCCGGTTAGCGAACAGCGTCAGCGTCGACGCTGGCTGGCGTTCCAGCTGCTGGAGGGCGATATCTATAGCCGCCGGCAGGTTGGCGATCTGGCGTTACAGCGTCTGGCAGAATCGGATGCGCCGCTACCGCAGGATGCTGCCGTCGAGATCGCGGCGGCGCGCTATCAACAGCTTGCCACTATCTGCGCGGGCGTCAGCAATCAGCAGCAGGCAGCGCCCGATCGCCTGTCGCAACGCCTCGACCGTATCGTGCTGAACCGCTGGCTGGGCATTCCCATCTTCCTGTTGATGATGTATTTGATGTTCTTGCTGGCCATCAATATTGGCGGCGCGCTGCAACCGCTGTTTGATGTCGGTTCGGCGGCGCTGTTTATTCATGGCACGCAGTGGATCGGCCATACGCTGCATTTCCCTGAATGGCTGACGCTGTTCCTCGCGCAGGGCATCGGCGGCGGTATTAATACGGTTTTACCGCTGGTACCGCAAATCGGCCTGATGTATCTGTTTCTCTCTTTTATGGAGGATTCCGGCTATATGGCGCGTGCCGCCTTTGTTGTCGATCGGCTTATGCAGTCGCTCGGCCTGCCGGGTAAATCTTTTGTACCGCTGATTGTCGGCTTCGGTTGCAATGTTCCTTCGGTCATGGGCGCCCGCACGCTGGACGCACCACGCGAACGGCTGATTACCGTAATGATGGCACCCTTTATGTCCTGCGGGGCCAGGCTGGCGATCTTTGCCGTTTTCTCCGCCGCCTTCTTCGGCTCGCATGGGGCGCTGGTGGTATTCAGCCTCTATCTGACCGGGATCGTGATGGCAATCTTAACCGGGCTGCTGTTAAAACATACGCTGCTGCGCGGCGAGGCCTCACCTTTCGTTATGGAGCTGCCGAGCTGGCACGTTCCGCATCTGAAAAGCCTGATGCTACAGGCCTGGCAGCGTCTGCGCAGCTTTGTTCTGCGCGCCGGGAAAGTGATTGTGGTTGCCAGTATCCTGATCGGTGGCCTGAACAGCTTTTCATTTAACGGGCAGCCGGTAGACAGCATTAATGACTCGGCGCTGGCCAGCGTCAGTCGGGTAATTACGCCGCTGCTGACGCCCATCGGCGTACATGCTGATAACTGGCAGGCAACGGTCGGCCTGCTCACCGGAGCGATGGCGAAAGAGGTCGTGGTCGGTACGTTGAATACGCTCTATACCGCCGAAGCACTGCATGAAGAACCTTTCGATGCCGAAGCGTGGAGCCTGACGGAGGAGCTGAAAGACGCGGTAACGGAAACCTGGGACGGATTAAAAGAGACACTGAGCCTGAGCGTACTGGCGAACCCGATTGAGGCCAGCAAAGGCGATGGCGAAATGGCCAGCGGCGCCATGGGTCAAATGCATCGTCAGTTTGGCAGTAACGCCGCCGCTTTTAGCTATCTGCTGTTTGTACTGCTCTACGTACCCTGCGTATCCGTAATGGGCGCGATTGCACGCGAAAGCAGCCGCCGCTGGATGGGCTTCTCTATTTTCTGGGGCTTAAACGTGGCTTACTCGCTGGCAACACTCTTCTGGCAGTTCTCACGTATCGGCGAGCAGCCGCTTACCAGCAGCCTGATTATTTTGCTGGTGGTGCTGTTTAATGGCGCACTGCTGATGTTTTTACGCCGGATGCCTCAGCCGTCGCAAAGTATCCCTATCAAAGTGATGCCTGCTGAACGCTATGAGACGTTAAAAAGCGAAAGCTGTCACTAG
- the feoA gene encoding ferrous iron transporter A produces the protein MSLLARQHYQIIGFTSAVSPAWRQKLLSLGLLPGSCFEVVRIAPLGDPLQIQAGRVSLMLRKKDLALLQLQPVTQTEAA, from the coding sequence ATGTCTTTGCTTGCCCGTCAGCACTATCAAATAATCGGTTTCACTTCCGCAGTCAGCCCTGCCTGGCGTCAAAAGTTACTTTCCCTGGGCCTGCTGCCCGGCTCCTGCTTTGAGGTGGTTCGTATTGCACCTTTAGGCGATCCTCTGCAAATACAGGCGGGGCGCGTTAGCCTGATGCTGCGTAAAAAGGATCTGGCGCTGTTACAGCTACAGCCTGTCACGCAGACGGAGGCGGCATGA
- a CDS encoding Tex family protein — translation MMNDSLSRIIAGELQARAEQVDAAIRLLDEGNTVPFIARYRKEVTGGLDDTQLRQLETRLGYLRELEDRRQAILKSVAEQGKLSDELAAAINGTLSKTELEDLYLPYKPKRRTRGQIAIEAGLEPLADTLWQDPSHQPEQLAAEFVDADKGIADVKAALDGARYILMERFAEDAALLAKVRDYLWKNAHLVSRVVEGKEDAGAKFRDYFDHHEALATVPSHRALAMFRGRNEGVLQLSLNADPQFDEPPRESYGEQLIADHLNLRLNNAPADAWRKAVVSWTWRIKVLLHLETELMGSIRERAEEEAINVFARNLHDLLMAAPAGMRATMGLDPGLRTGVKVAVVDATGKLVATDTVYPHTGQAAKAAAAVAALCTRHQVELVAIGNGTASRETERFFLDLQKQFPQVTAQKVVVSEAGASVYSASELAAQEFPDLDVSLRGAVSIARRLQDPLAELVKIDPKSIGVGQYQHDVSQSMLAKKLDAVVEDCVNAVGVDLNTASVALLTRVAGLSRMMAQNIVSWRDENGRFQNRQQLLKVSRLGPKAFEQCAGFLRINHGDNPLDASTVHPEAYPVVERILEATRQSLRELMGNAGELRKLKAVDFTTERFGVPTVSDILKELEKPGRDPRPEFKTAQFAEGVETMNDLLPGMVLEGAVTNVTNFGAFVDIGVHQDGLVHISSLSDKFVEDPHTVVKAGDIVKVKVLEVDIQRKRIALTMRLDEQPGESASRGAPRAQGRENNSRAAAKPRARATTNAPGNSAMGDALAAAFGKKR, via the coding sequence ATGATGAATGATTCGCTGAGCCGCATTATTGCGGGTGAACTTCAGGCGCGGGCTGAACAAGTTGATGCCGCTATCCGCCTGCTGGATGAAGGGAATACCGTGCCGTTTATCGCACGTTATCGTAAGGAAGTAACCGGCGGGCTTGATGATACTCAGCTACGCCAGCTGGAAACCCGCCTCGGCTATCTGCGCGAGTTAGAAGATCGTCGCCAGGCGATCCTTAAATCTGTCGCCGAGCAGGGCAAGCTCAGCGATGAACTCGCCGCCGCCATCAACGGCACCCTGAGTAAAACCGAACTCGAAGACCTGTACCTTCCCTACAAACCGAAACGCCGCACGCGCGGACAGATCGCCATTGAAGCAGGGCTGGAGCCGTTAGCCGATACGCTATGGCAGGATCCTTCGCATCAGCCGGAGCAGCTGGCCGCTGAATTTGTCGATGCGGACAAGGGCATCGCAGACGTTAAAGCCGCGCTGGATGGCGCACGCTATATCCTGATGGAACGCTTCGCAGAAGATGCCGCGCTGCTGGCAAAGGTGCGCGATTACCTGTGGAAAAACGCGCATCTGGTTTCACGCGTGGTGGAAGGGAAAGAGGACGCGGGTGCGAAATTCCGTGATTATTTCGACCATCATGAAGCGCTGGCGACCGTACCTTCCCATCGTGCGCTGGCGATGTTCCGTGGGCGCAACGAAGGCGTCCTGCAACTTTCGCTCAATGCCGATCCGCAGTTCGACGAACCGCCGCGTGAAAGTTACGGTGAGCAGCTTATTGCCGACCATCTTAACCTGCGCCTGAATAACGCCCCGGCGGACGCCTGGCGCAAAGCGGTAGTCAGCTGGACGTGGCGCATTAAAGTTTTGCTGCATCTGGAAACCGAACTGATGGGCAGCATACGCGAACGTGCGGAAGAAGAGGCGATTAACGTTTTTGCTCGTAACCTGCACGATCTGCTGATGGCGGCCCCGGCCGGTATGCGCGCCACGATGGGCCTCGATCCCGGCCTGCGCACCGGCGTTAAAGTTGCCGTAGTGGATGCTACCGGCAAGCTGGTGGCTACCGATACCGTTTATCCGCATACCGGCCAGGCGGCAAAAGCGGCGGCAGCGGTAGCGGCACTCTGTACTCGCCATCAGGTAGAACTGGTCGCGATCGGCAACGGCACCGCCTCACGAGAAACCGAACGTTTCTTCCTCGACCTGCAAAAACAGTTCCCGCAGGTGACGGCGCAGAAAGTGGTGGTCAGCGAAGCGGGCGCATCGGTTTACTCCGCCTCCGAGCTGGCAGCGCAGGAGTTCCCCGATCTGGATGTGTCGCTGCGCGGTGCGGTTTCTATCGCCCGTCGCCTGCAGGATCCGCTGGCGGAGCTGGTAAAAATCGATCCGAAATCGATCGGTGTCGGTCAGTATCAGCATGATGTCAGCCAGTCGATGCTGGCGAAAAAGCTGGATGCGGTGGTAGAAGACTGTGTGAACGCCGTTGGTGTCGATCTCAATACCGCTTCCGTGGCGCTGCTGACGCGCGTTGCCGGGCTGTCACGCATGATGGCGCAAAATATTGTCAGCTGGCGCGATGAGAACGGACGCTTCCAGAACCGTCAGCAGTTACTGAAAGTCAGCCGCCTCGGCCCGAAAGCCTTCGAGCAGTGCGCCGGCTTTTTACGTATCAATCACGGCGATAACCCGCTTGATGCCTCAACCGTGCATCCGGAAGCCTATCCGGTAGTCGAGCGTATTCTCGAAGCTACCCGCCAGTCGCTGCGCGAACTGATGGGCAATGCTGGCGAGCTGCGCAAGCTGAAAGCGGTAGACTTTACCACCGAGCGTTTCGGCGTCCCCACCGTCAGCGATATCCTGAAAGAGCTGGAAAAACCGGGCCGCGATCCGCGTCCAGAGTTTAAAACCGCCCAGTTCGCGGAAGGTGTCGAAACCATGAACGATCTGCTGCCGGGTATGGTGCTGGAAGGTGCGGTCACCAATGTGACCAACTTCGGTGCCTTTGTGGATATCGGCGTCCATCAGGATGGCCTTGTCCATATCTCTTCGCTCTCCGATAAGTTCGTTGAGGATCCGCATACCGTGGTTAAAGCGGGCGATATCGTGAAAGTGAAGGTGCTTGAGGTCGATATACAGCGTAAACGCATCGCGTTGACTATGCGTCTGGACGAACAGCCAGGCGAAAGCGCTTCACGTGGTGCGCCGCGTGCGCAGGGGCGTGAAAACAACAGCCGCGCCGCTGCCAAACCACGGGCGCGTGCCACCACCAACGCGCCGGGCAACAGCGCTATGGGCGATGCCTTAGCCGCCGCCTTCGGCAAAAAACGTTAA
- the greB gene encoding transcription elongation factor GreB: MKTQLITREGYNKLRAEHDHLWNEKRPEITKIVSWAASLGDRSENADYTYNKRLLRQIDRRVRYLRKCLAELKIVDYSPQQEGKVFFGAWVEVENEQGEVKRFRIVGPDEIYGEVKDYISIDSPMARALIKKEVDDEVHVNTPEGEKIWFVNRIEYQRDSGGAA; encoded by the coding sequence GTGAAGACTCAACTGATTACCCGTGAAGGGTATAACAAACTTCGGGCGGAACACGATCATTTATGGAACGAGAAACGCCCGGAGATCACTAAAATTGTCTCCTGGGCCGCCAGCCTGGGCGATCGCTCGGAAAACGCCGATTACACCTACAATAAGCGCCTGTTGCGCCAAATCGATCGCCGGGTACGCTATCTGCGTAAGTGCCTGGCGGAGCTGAAGATCGTTGATTACTCGCCACAACAGGAAGGGAAGGTGTTCTTCGGTGCCTGGGTTGAGGTAGAAAACGAGCAGGGCGAAGTAAAGCGTTTTCGGATTGTGGGGCCGGATGAAATCTACGGCGAGGTAAAAGATTATATTTCTATCGATTCGCCGATGGCGCGCGCGCTGATTAAAAAAGAGGTGGATGATGAAGTGCATGTTAATACGCCGGAAGGTGAAAAAATTTGGTTTGTGAACCGTATCGAGTATCAGCGTGATAGTGGTGGCGCAGCGTAA